A window of the Cannabis sativa cultivar Pink pepper isolate KNU-18-1 chromosome X, ASM2916894v1, whole genome shotgun sequence genome harbors these coding sequences:
- the LOC115719973 gene encoding uncharacterized protein LOC115719973: MKQVICGENSGNQKFILGFSFYAGRFSRICHVVRGIWFRSFWGLRSDGLKWDSLKDCGEWWCGLKDDNLALFTACVWDTIWRWRNEMVHNDRSGSLEDIYADCMRRYSEFQSTHYSSLADINPGLGGEKPHQHLPLDVCCIRVDASVFQEQAGFAAVIFSGSNLENQAVVAPMENMLTAVNFGKVYSVLEGELQGIMLALHLALEAGIQEVRIESDSMAAVNAFQAGFLPFCWDTYPLFCNCLRLCKKFVMVNVSYIPRELNVVADKLAKWARINSVNRSGRIGDVAPFVIPCLL; this comes from the exons ATGAAACAAGTGATTTGTGGGGAAAATTCTGGAAATCAAAAATTCATCCTCGGCTTCAGCTTTTATGCTGGAAGATTTTCTCGGATT TGTCATGTGGTTCGCGGCATCTGGTTCAGAAGCTTCTGGGGTTTGAGGAGTGATGGTCTGAAGTGGGATTCTCTCAAGGATTGTGGTGAGTGGTGGTGCGGCCTTAAAGATGATAATCTGGCCTTATTCACTGCTTGTGTTTGGGATACGATCTGGAGATGGCGCAATGAAATGGTGCACAATGACAGAAGTGGCAGTTTAGAGGATATATATGCCGATTGTATGCGTAGATATAGTGAGTTCCAATCGACTCACTATTCAAGTTTAGCTGATATTAATCCTGGGTTGGGCGGGGAAAAACCTCACCAACACCTGCCTCTTGATGTATGTTGTATTCGTGTGGATGCTTCAGTTTTCCAGGAGCAAGCGGGCTTTGCTGCAGTGATTTTTTCGGGGAGTAACTTAGAGAATCAAGCCGTCGTAGCTCCTATGGAAAATATGCTCACTGCTGTGAACTTTGGAAAAGTTTATAGTGTGTTGGAAGGAGAGTTGCAGGGTATTATGTTGGCCTTACACTTGGCTTTGGAGGCTGGAATTCAGGAAGTGCGTATAGAGTCGGACTCCATGGCTGCTGTCAATGCTTTCCAGGCGGGTTTTTTGCCTTTTTGTTGGGACACTTATCCTCTGTTTTGTAACTGTCTTCGTTTGTGTAAGAAGTTTGTCATGGTAAATGTGTCTTATATTCCTAGGGAGCTGAATGTTGTTGCTGATAAATTGGCAAAGTGGGCTAGAATTAACTCTGTGAATCGTTCAGGTCGTATTGGGGATGTGGCCCCTTTTGTAATCCCTTGTTTGTTGTAG